The segment CAGATCCTCAACCATAGCGACAATGATGACGAtgagggagacagagaagatCTGGCAGCCAGAGCCAATAAGTGAAGAAAAGATCAGTGGGTGGCTTGATGGCCGAAACACATCGCCATGTACTTGCTTCCACCCATATTCATCTCCCAGGTCTCTGTCCTGTTGGTACACAGTGACAGAATGAGACATGAGACAATGAGAAGatgaatgataaaaaaacatgaactttttCTCATTCCATTCACTCACAAGCAAATGAGCAAGTTACAGACTTACCATGTCAtccatttcctcctctttgCTGTATCTGGCATAGTCCTTTCTGAGTGTTCTCATTAGAATCATGGACACCAGACCCACCAGGAAAATGACCATCATGAAGGAGTTGAAGATGGAGAACCAATGAATCtgaaacagtaataaaaaacaaacaaacatgactaacGTGAATGACTATTAGTACAAGTCAGGGCAGGACATCACTTTTTCATTCCAACTATCTGCAAATCAATTGAATTCCTGTCATGTTAGCCGCAACAGTTAAAGAATCAGCCGAAAGTTACTGTTACCAATCTATTGTGGAACAAGGCTCAATGAGAAACATGTGAAAGGTCATACACAAGTGTTCTGTTACAAAATGCCTGAGGCTTATTATAAAATTGGCTGCTATGATGAACCACAAATAGCTGAAAAACCAAACCCATAGTATTCAACTCACCCGATGCTGGAAGAAGGATGGGTCTAGGTACTTGTCAAATCTGTCTTCAAATTTCACATCAGACTTCTTCCACTTCACCTGTGATGGTAAAGATGTATTTAGATTGACAGATATAAGATTATAAGATCATCTTAATTAGTCCTGCAATGaggacatttacagtgttttctaaaaaatacaattaaaaacttCATAAAGGTCATGTAGTACTTACAGAATAGGACATTTGAATTCGGGTGTTGGGCACGAGTTTGACTTTCCCCTCACTGGTCAGATTTACATCAACAATTCTGTTGCCATTGAAACCAATCTCCAGTTTCTTGTACGTCCACAGGTAATGATCTTCTCCATTTTCATCTGCCTCACCAACAATACCTGAAACAAATTAAACATGCATTGAATAGAAGGGTTGATTTGGACATGTGTAAACACTGAGCCTCCAATTATATAAACCAAATCAGGATGTGAAAATGCCAAACAAAGGTCACTTGCTACACAGCATGTTAACTTTCAGACAGCATCATCTGTATGCATCAGTTATTGTCACATTAAGGCTTCAGCTGTTGTCCACCACTGTCCCTGATATCCATTATAAACAATATCTCACTGAAAAAATCAGTTCAATGCAAAATAGTCATGTcaacattaaatcaaatgtacagtataaatcCCTTCTTCCCAGTACAAATAATCTGGGGTGAAATACCCTCAGTTGGCAGTATATTAGATATAACTCATTTGAACTATCACGGTGTAATATAGCAACTGTGCGAATCATGAAGGTCACAATGTTCATTATTGCTGAATTAGTTTTTGAGAGCTCTTGTTTCAACTATATTACCATCGGGATGAAATGTGTGGTGTTGTTGAATAGTGTTATAGGACtataagatgtttttttgtccacatacTCACTTACACCAAGTAAGGCAGGCTAAAAAAACTCAACATCTATCTTTATGTAgacagaatcacaaacaaaatctgTAAAATGTCTTAGCATGTAATGGTACCCTTCAGTTTATCAAACTCACACAGGTGatataaatcaaaatgaagACACTGAAATAAGTAAATACGTGTAAAAAATTGGAAAAACTACAGATCCAATTTTTACTGAGCTCCAGGTTCACCAACtataactaaactaaacacgCTGTTGTCTCATACATTACATGCACTGGTTCAGCTACCAGGCTGTCAAGCCGGATATGAGGTTCAAGtccatatttatatattgtcaATAATGGGCAAGTATGGAATATATAAAGGGAGTGTTACTATCTGAGCAAATGTCAGTGATCCACCCACAGCCAACACCAGCTTCCAGAGTAATGTTTGTGCAAAGGTAGGAGTGGCACCACTGTCCAAACTACGATCATATACGAGAGCGGTAACACTTGATACAAGCTAAATTACAATGACTCATATATATCCCTCTTAGTGTAGAGGGCACTTCACTGTCAAACTCTTAACTGgaacatacagacagacaaagcCAGGGCATATAAGAGTAAAACTCCAAATAACAGGTAAACTCACAAACATCTTTTACAATTTATACATTTCTTAAAAAATATTCTAAATGGAAATTAAGCATCTCTTACCCCAGATGGGCAGGTCATCTATGTACATTTGGTACCAGTAGTGGTTCTTTATAGCATAGACAAAGGCATCCCGCTTGGCTTTATCCAGGTCAATTTCACAGTATGTTGTCTGCATCACTTCCTCTACATGGatcaaaaacaagacatcaaaAGACATGGAAAAGAAGACATATAGATATTCAGTGACAGCTGAAAAACAGCTCAGCCATGAGTGCTCAACAGATGAACTCATGAAGGTCAGTGTGACAGTAGAAAGTACCTTTGAATTTGATGTCTAGGCCGCTGAATTCCAGCTCCACTCCCTGCAGAGCCTCTCCAAGTGTTTCATGGTAATGACTGATGGTTTTCTTGGAGCCCACGCAGAATGGCAAAGAGAAATACTTGTACGTCTCCTGTCGATTGTGGTAAGGCCCCACTGTGTTCATCCATAGGACAACCTCCTCCTTATCTGTGTACTGTAAAGAGTCAAAAGACTCTTCTTAAGAGGTAGCCCAGGAATGTCACACCAGTTCTGCTTGTCTTGCTGGTTTCATACTGGTTACTTTTTCTACAATAAAATGTCTAGACTTTAATCAACTGTAACCACTTTTGACACTTCATTGTTTACAAGACATCCATAGCAACATTTGACTCCATCACTGGGTTTACAGGATAATGACTCGGTCATAGTGACGTTACGACGTTGCCTGTAAAGCTGAATCCGGGAGGAAGCGGTAGTCCAATAAAATCCATGCAAACAAGAGAAAACTTAACAATCTTAGGTCTTAGTTAGTGTAACACTTAAACAGTAATGCATATCAGACGAAATGGAGCGTACTATACTGTTATCACAGATAATCAAGGCACGATGAGAACATTTCATGTCATATTATATTGAATACAATTATTTATTGACAATATTAGTGTAGTACTTGTAGTTTTAGTAAGGCTGGTGAACGGATATCGCAAATTCCTTCATCGATATAATTTTCAGACAATGTAGCAGTAGAGAGCTGATGAACACGTTCATCGGTTGTAATTCAGGCTTCAGCATCGAGttaagaagaaaatgacataaaaGACACCGGGAGGCCCTGAAATGGTTTAACCGGTGTGTCAAAAGCTAATAAAACATACGATGCAGTCTTGCCGTTAGGTCAATCGTGTTTCATGAGTCTCACACGGTTATATTGTTTAGGCACTCATTACGTTTCTGATAATGTGATGGTTTATGACGTGACTGCGACTATGGAGCTTAACTTGAGTGCACTTTCCGCCGGTGCTTGAAGGAATGCTGAAGAGAACCAATGTGGAAGACGTGCTAACAAGCTAACAGGCAAACGTTAACCATTAGCACAGTTAAGGCCGATAAGAGGTGACATGTTATCTATCCAAACGAATATCTCCATGTTTGAAAGCTCGTCGGTTATCATTAAACAGTCCGACAGGTCTATCCTGTCACCGTGTCATGTCTCTAATTGTCTTTTCCCGTGTACAGCTAGCCGCTGCGGCTACTGTTAGCTGGTTGTACTGAGCACAAACGTCCATTATTTTCAAGGCTCCCCCTTTTTCCAGTCGGTCTCTTCGGCGCTGTCTTACCGTGTGTTCGTGTTCATCTGCGTCAACAGGTAATAAAGAGCCCACTATAGCGAGGAACGCCGCCGCTAACACCTTCCACCTGCAGGATCCCATTATTATCGGCGGAGAAAGTGTGcagaaagactggggatgttagCTTTGCGGGGCTATTCCACCTTCTTCCTGGTTGTATGACAGAGGCGAATTTTAGGGATGCGCTTCGTACGCATATGGCGTAAGCGCTTTCAAGTCCGCACACCGCACGCACGTCAGATTGGCTGATATGGGTCACGTGGCGTAAGCTGTCCAGCCAGCGCGGAACGCGATTGACTGAGCGGTTAATAAAGAAACTCTGTCGACGCTTCATCCGCAACCTTCAGCCACGTCATCTGACTGCTAAGACAAGCTTCAGCTCAGAGTCCTGACAGAGCTGGTGCATGAAACCCGATCCCCGCGCAACACAAATGGCTCTATTCACTATTTGATGAGGCCTACGAATAGAAACAAAGTTATCTGAGCAAAATTATGTTTCGCTCTGTGAAGTTTAGAGCATTCCCAAGAGCTTCATGTGCCAAGTGATTGTATGCCTTTTTTGATAAAGGACGGCGCTCAAAACTTATTGTATTAGTTTGATTTGAAAGTccatctcttttttctttttttaaatacacatgtaTGCCATCAAAATGCACAGGTTTAGTTAAGTTTATGAATCAGTAATACAATTGTATGAATTGTATTATTATCCTTGCCAAACCACTAAAAATTATCTTGATTCTAATGGACCCTCCCATTAGCATAATTCAGTCTGGCTTTAAAGTGTATTTTCTGCAGAATTTAAGTTCTTGATCTGCAACCCGCAGTCCATTTCAGTGCAGAGCTCTAGTAATTGTCTTATTTGAGACTACAATTCCTGACTTGGCCATGTCATTCACTAGTGTTCTGAGGTCTTTATACACATATCCCACCAGTTGTCTTTCCAGAGTCTTTGAAATCTTTCCTACCTCTGCCAAGCTTGTTCTGTATTGTCAGGCTTTCTTTGAATTTCTTGATGATGCTTCTCACTCCAGTTCTTGACACTTGGAAGCGCTGTGATATCTTTGTATTATCCCTCTCCTGCTTTGTGAGCGTCAACAATCCTTTTTCTCAAGTCTAAACtgatctcttttgtttttggcatgACACTTTCTCAGGTGACAGCTCAAACCCTTATACTGAAGATTTTATATGGTGTGTAAATTTGGAAATAAACCCCAGTGTGaattttaatataattaaaatgcCAATGAGTATTTAGATTATCAGATAAAACTGAATCTGTATACAGTAACTAATTATATGTGTGTTTCAGTGCCGAATTGGGCTGCGTGGCTTTGTGGTAAGATACTGCACATCCAGGCTACATTAGCATTACAAGATTATATTGTACGTGTGTTACAGTTTAGATTTAAAGGGTAGACTTGGTTCACTAAGAAATATACGTTCACTGATAATCCATtaataaaaatggcaaattacacatttaaaagttaagGAATATGAGTGTAGGTACTCTTTAGTCActgttttcatgtaaatgtttaaCCTTGGTGACAGAATgtcaaaaatctattttaataaATTGCACTATATAGGCTGAAACTCTTCAAACATATTATGTGAATGCTCTGTAGCATAATATGTCACTGCTAAGTCTGCAAAGCATCAGCCCTTAATACATTtatctaaatataaatacattatatgtttaaataacaaatacataaTTGCATAAATAGTTATTAATAACtgtttacaaatacaaaactaaatctactgtttattaaaacaagcattTGTAAGTGAACAATGTTTCCATTCATTCAATGATCAAACCTTATTTGTATTCCACCTTTCATAGAGGTTTGTGTGGTTCAATGTGATTCACAAGACAATTAAATcagcagaaaatgaaataactaACAAATGCTGACAATGAAAAAATCTGTATTCAGTTCAAGGGGATTTTGACCTGGGCcgtatgtttataaatgtctgTGTATTTGAAAGTACATGAAAAGATTCATAAGGTGATCTACTGGACTGCAGTGTCCAGTAGTGGCTGCAGTATAATTTTACAGGGGAATTGCCATTATTTATAGTTATATCTCCATaaatagtgtttgtttttgccaatAAACGGCTCAGATTGTTATTGTAAGAGTCTGGAAACATTACCGGGGGGTAGGTTTGGTTACAAGACTGCTGTGTTGTCAGTACAGCACatctctctcgtctcctctgttACTCTCAGCTATGTTTCTGCTCGGCTGTGATGGTTCACTGACGCTCGTAAAATCCACTTGTTCACTCAcgctctcctctcacagcatttgcgcacacatacacacaagggCATAGGTTTGCATATGGACGGTGGGGACACCAATATTTGGAGAACGCCAGACTGTCAGGGCAAGGTGTATATATGCATGGATGCTGTGACAGGAGAGCGAGAGCGAACGAGTGATCTACTGGACCATTTATGAAACTTACTATACTATTCACATTCATAAACATAGGGTCGAAAAATACCAGAATTCCACTTTAATAGACATTCTTGATCTTGAATTTATGCAACACAAATggaatgatgaaaatgaatcagTGGTGTACATCTGAAACATGGCTTTTCTGTTTCAGTCTCCTTTCCCacgttgcaatgacaacacaaacttcctgcagaggaaaaataGTGACGAtgacatacagaaataaaacatcccATTTAACTTGCAGAGAGGTACTCAGTCAGAACATAATAACTTTCAGATCATAATGACCTGATGAAAAAGAATGTGTATATTGTGTATaacgtgtacctaataaataactataatttataTAAATTCTAAATGAAACAAACGCAAGCGTCATCTTACACAATGTGCACTCGGCTTCTAATTGACTTTTGTGCATCAGTTTTACCCAGCCACGCATCTTTTTAAGCCCAGACACATTAAATTGCCATAAATGACGACAAGGTGAAGTAGCTTGTAGAGAATAACCCACAAAATGCCGCTTCTATCTTGCAAattaacagacaaaaaaacccaggtATCTTTCGTTCCCACTGCAAAGCTGAGTGGACTGTGATAAGTATTTAGTAATCAGGTCTTGTTTGCAGTTTTAAAGCAGTGGTCTAATATCTCGTGAAGAACCATTAAGACAAATGTGGAAACATTACAAATTGCATTCAAAACATTttcctcaaaaacaaaaatacattaattGGTGTGAGCAAATGGCATTTAATGTATGTTAACATAATGAAGACCAACCTGTTTAAGATCTAGGATATGATATTTGAAAACACTTACTATTACATTCTAGACCTTCATAAGACATTTTCAGACCCTGTAGAAGTCTAGTCATGATATGTTTTCTTACTGTAAGATGTCAGGTAGATGAGGGTCTCTGTACAGTCCATTGTGCAGATACCCCAGAGAACCGTCAAATGACACCATTTTGACTCGCTCTGCATTTTGGTATCTCATTGCTACCTCGTACATCTGGGAGACAAAGGCAGGATAAGGTCAGTCCTCGACTAAACATTTTACTTGTATGTACAATGTATCAGCTTTTGAACTCATACATTGCCCCAGTTTACATTGTGTTAGATTAGCCAAACCTTCTCAACTATCCGAATGGGAACCAAGTGATCGTCCTctgaatgaagaaaaagtattggacttttcattttcttcaaactgcaaaacaaaaaacatattataaCCCTGATATTTAGTAGCATAATCACAATAGTTATCAGCAAGTCAATGTTTGCTATTATGCATCAGCTAATATTTGAAATCTGTGTGCAAACAGTATCTTACTTTTCTTCACTGGGAAAGACAACCTCGTTTTCTGCCCATGGCTCTGGGAAAAAGTATCCAGTGCCAGGAAATTTCCAGTAATACTtcaaacagaaagagaaaaaaataaaattcaagcttgtgtgtgttatGTAGTAGCAGCTTTGTGAAATTAACAAATCCAGTATCAAAAGTAGTAGTACTGTCAATGAGCCTACCCAAGTAAAACAATGCTCTGTCATTTTCCTTGCAGCACTGTTGAATGTACCCTCGAGGATCACCCCATCAAGAACCACATCTGGTAACAAGAACAGCTGTCATTGTAAGATcatgaaattatttttctttcatttcaattaGTCAAAGTTCAGTCGTAGCAAAAACGTACCTTGCTCAAGCAGTTTCACTGCAAGGTTAGTGGACACACTGCACAGAGATGCCAAGAACAAGTTAATCAGcttctttattttgtattaattaCAACAATGATAATATTAAATTTTTCTAATATCTGTAGATGTTTTTAACGATGCAACTGACGGCTACAGGAAAGTATGCCATTTATGTAGTGACTGTCATCAGTCCAATCTGTGTGGACATGGGCTGCTCATTTAACACACCaaagaaaatcataaaaaaacagtgtcatttATTGCCATTCTAAGAGAAATCTGTGGTAttgagtttatttttgttgagcTGAATTCAGGTTTTCTGAGGCTTTGTGATTCTGCATGGGGATATTGTTCATCTCATCAATCATCACTGACGCTTACTGCCAAAGATTAAATCAACTGGGCAGGAAAATGCAGCAATCATTAACTGCAAAGCTCAGAGATGACCTTTTCAAAAACAGGAGTATACAGTGCACACATTTACTGCAACAATGAGGAGAGTGGGAGCGGTTTCTTACTCACCCAGTGCCAAGAGAGTGTCCCCAGAAGACAACCAGGCTGTCTCCACAGTGTGTTTTGACCCAGTTGTACACATAGAGGGCATCAGTGGTCAGACCGGCCTCAGTTGGCTCCCCAGAGGAATCTCCAAACCCTGCCAGAGTTTTACATCATCAGGTGCTACTCACTGACATATCACGCAGGTGTTTCCTTCTGCCACAAGGTGGCAGTCACTAAGAGGGAAAGCTGCACTGGCTATTGACCTAGGGTTGAACTGCTGTCATGTAACTGCCTTGCAACACTCCACTCATCAAGCACCACATCACTGATGTACAGTGATCATGACCTATATGACATTTATGTAAGAAGGTTGTCAATTCCTTCAACAGGGGAAAGaagcagagagaaggaaaacCTGTTTAAGAGAAGAATTATAAAACTTCATTAGCACCAACCTCTGTAGTCAGGCACCAGCACATGGTAACCAAGTGCACTCAATACCTGTTGACACAAAAGGCTTATTTGTCATCATAATGGCCGCTGAgacgttcatttatttattatactgtCAAAAATTAATATTCTTGTGTTGCTGGTCACTCACTTTTACCACTCCCACCCGATGAGTGGCTGCCCTGATGGAATGattcacaaacaacaaaacaaatactggTGTTtttcagaggaagaaaaaaacacatttgtctagTCGTGTGGAAATGTTACTCTCTGCTCTCAGGAGCCAACAAAAAACGCAAATACATTATTCATAATACCTATTCCCCGTGTTTCCATGAAGATATATGAAAACCGGTTTGCCATTGCTTAAAGTGTTCTGGTACCATGCCAAGTCCTTCCCTTGTGCTTCCTTCCACTGACTTTCAGGGACAGTGTGCCTTTAAGAGTTGAAAACAGCACACCCGCTTAAACTTGTTAATTAGATCATTAAAATCATGTATTGCTCCTTTACCTTAGCCTTTTATGCTGGGAAAAGAACCCAATACTCACCATACCCCAAGGGAGATTCCTTCCTCTGATGTAAAGTACATGTTGATGGTGTGATTAAGTGAGAAATCAGCAGGCTGGCTGAGGTCAACAAAGAATGGCACCCTCACTACAAACAGGAAAAGAACAGAGATGGACCCTTTTCTGTGAGTAGCCTGAGGGATTAGAGTACTCGGACAGGGTTGGCAGGGTTTTTAACTTACTTCTGTAAGTGTATACAAAATGCTGAATTAATCCTTGGAATACACTCAGTGAGAAAGGCACCAAGATGAGGACAACAACCAGGGCCAATAAGCATCTTTTCCACCACCATCTGGAcctaaaaacagacatttaatttgtccacaaatgaagGGGGATTTATACAATCTGTGGTCATTGAGGTTCAGTCTGAACTATCTGATTAATCATAAGTGAACAAGCATAAGTACAGATGTGAGtgcattcaatgacccatgttattgaaattaaataattaaattaaacgGACCAAGAATACATTGCTATGGATTGTTTAACAACAGTAAGGGATCAccatttatttgttaatttaataacaattattataattattatttgattattgcTGTACTTGAACTGTCTTCTTCACTGCCAGTTCCACTCAAAACTCCCTGATCAGCAGCTGTCCAAATAGAACAGGTGTCACAACCCTTGACCACATTGGGACAGTTTTACTTCcactcctcttcttcatccactttacattcatttcagcCGCAGAGGGTTCATGGTGACTCATCATTACGAGGTGCAAAGGGAAAAGGGAGAGTTTGTTGAGGTTTAGAAAGGAACCACCTGTCGGTGTACATCTGATTATTACATCACAGCTGCCATTGACAGGACTATTAAACCAGTGCAATACATTGGAATGTGCACTCAGGCGTGAACAGAGCTACTCTACACACCAGTCTGTGGTTGCAGGAttaatgtgaaaacatgaatatggAAGAGAGGAATTGAATAATTTCTTAAACAGGCCAGGCAGTTATGGAGTCAGGTCTCTACTCCCTGAAGGCAATAGCGGAAAAGGATGCTATTCAGAATATTGCCAATTAATGGGCAATGCCTCCACTCCCTCTATTAACACTCTAATCAGCCAGAGGAAACCCTTTAATTCCAAGACTGATTTTTTTCACACTGCTGAAAGGGGAACATAAAGGAGGGCGTTTATTCCAGATGGTTGCTCACATGTCCAGAGTTAACATTGTGATGATGTTCACTTACATTTTTTTCTAGATGATTTCAAAACGCTCATGTTAGATTTGTATAGAAGGCATAATGGCAGCGCAACCATTGAGTTTTGTACTTTGGCCAAACACAGTGGCTTCAGAAAGTATTTGGAACATGTAACTTGAGCTGGAGGTTGTACACTACAGCAAACT is part of the Solea senegalensis isolate Sse05_10M linkage group LG15, IFAPA_SoseM_1, whole genome shotgun sequence genome and harbors:
- the tm9sf3 gene encoding transmembrane 9 superfamily member 3, whose amino-acid sequence is MGSCRWKVLAAAFLAIVGSLLPVDADEHEHTYTDKEEVVLWMNTVGPYHNRQETYKYFSLPFCVGSKKTISHYHETLGEALQGVELEFSGLDIKFKEEVMQTTYCEIDLDKAKRDAFVYAIKNHYWYQMYIDDLPIWGIVGEADENGEDHYLWTYKKLEIGFNGNRIVDVNLTSEGKVKLVPNTRIQMSYSVKWKKSDVKFEDRFDKYLDPSFFQHRIHWFSIFNSFMMVIFLVGLVSMILMRTLRKDYARYSKEEEMDDMDRDLGDEYGWKQVHGDVFRPSSHPLIFSSLIGSGCQIFSVSLIVIIVAMVEDLYTERGSMLSTAIFVYAGTSPVNGYFGGSLYAKQGGRRWIKQMFIGAFLIPAMVCGTAFFINFIAIYYHASRAIPFGTMVAVCCICFFVILPLNLVGTILGRNLSGQPNFPCRVNAVPRPIPEKKWFMEPAVIVCLGGILPFGSIFIEMYFIFTSFWAYKIYYVYGFMMLVLVILCIVTVCVTIVCTYFLLNAEDYRWQWTSFLSAASTAVYVYMYSFYYYFFKTKMYGLFQTSFYFGYMAVFSTALGIMCGAVGYMGTSAFVRKIYTNVKID
- the si:ch211-117n7.7 gene encoding monoacylglycerol lipase ABHD12-like — protein: MKRRVVKHAEASYGFDAAQRTRVQREGAEETPSRWWWKRCLLALVVVLILVPFSLSVFQGLIQHFVYTYRMRVPFFVDLSQPADFSLNHTINMYFTSEEGISLGVWHTVPESQWKEAQGKDLAWYQNTLSNGKPVFIYLHGNTGNRAATHRVGVVKVLSALGYHVLVPDYRGFGDSSGEPTEAGLTTDALYVYNWVKTHCGDSLVVFWGHSLGTGVSTNLAVKLLEQDVVLDGVILEGTFNSAARKMTEHCFTWYYWKFPGTGYFFPEPWAENEVVFPSEENLKKMKSPILFLHSEDDHLVPIRIVEKMYEVAMRYQNAERVKMVSFDGSLGYLHNGLYRDPHLPDILQKFVLSLQRGKGD